From uncultured Roseateles sp., the proteins below share one genomic window:
- a CDS encoding thiamine pyrophosphate-binding protein, with amino-acid sequence MTAAFNGADAMVRMLQLNGVKHIFGLCGDTSLPFYDAMARLDHGIDHVLTRDERSAGYMADAYARVTGRVGVCEGPSGGGATYLLPGLVEANESSVPVLGITSDVSVGSRGKFPLTELDQQALFRPLTKWNTTIDRVDQIPGAVRSAFRAMTTGRPGAAHICLPYDVQKHVIDPNEVWAQPGHDRYPALRSAPDPAAVEQAAERLVAARAPVIICGGGVVIAGACEALGRLAGQLNAPVCTTVSGQGSLADGHPLNAGVVGANGGIPATRDVVAQADLVLFIGCRAGSTTTEHWKYPGRDVPILHIDVDPMTIGTNYRTEVALVGDALLALNALNAAVGERMAQRPADAVDGRALAARARLAKQAFFAPLAASLERPIRPERVIDALNRLLPARAIVVADPGTPCPYLSAYFNAPQSGRHFITNRAHGALGFSMSAGVGAAIGQPDSVVVAVMGDGSFGFTCGELETIVRRQVPLKMIVFSNSVFGWIKASQKTGYDERYFSVDFNRTDHARVAEAFGVKAWRVENPADLDAALKAALMHDGPALVDVLSQELQDTAVPVSQWMG; translated from the coding sequence ATGACCGCTGCTTTCAATGGCGCCGACGCCATGGTGCGCATGCTTCAGCTCAATGGCGTGAAGCACATCTTCGGCCTGTGCGGCGACACCAGCCTGCCGTTCTATGACGCGATGGCCCGCTTGGACCACGGCATCGACCACGTCCTGACCCGCGACGAACGCAGCGCCGGCTATATGGCCGATGCCTATGCCCGCGTCACCGGCCGTGTGGGGGTGTGCGAAGGGCCCAGCGGTGGCGGCGCCACCTATCTGCTGCCCGGGCTGGTGGAGGCCAACGAGTCCTCGGTGCCGGTGCTGGGCATCACCTCGGACGTGTCGGTGGGCTCGCGCGGCAAGTTCCCGCTGACCGAACTGGACCAGCAGGCGCTGTTCCGGCCGCTGACCAAATGGAACACCACCATAGACCGGGTGGACCAGATCCCTGGCGCGGTGCGCAGCGCCTTTCGCGCCATGACCACCGGCCGGCCCGGCGCCGCCCATATCTGCCTGCCCTACGATGTGCAGAAGCACGTCATCGACCCGAACGAGGTCTGGGCTCAGCCCGGCCATGACCGCTACCCGGCGCTGCGTTCGGCGCCCGATCCGGCCGCGGTCGAGCAGGCTGCCGAGCGCCTGGTGGCGGCGCGCGCGCCGGTCATCATCTGCGGCGGCGGTGTGGTGATTGCCGGCGCCTGCGAGGCGCTGGGCCGACTGGCCGGGCAGCTCAACGCCCCGGTCTGCACCACGGTCAGCGGGCAGGGCAGCCTGGCGGATGGCCACCCCTTGAACGCCGGCGTGGTGGGTGCCAACGGCGGCATACCGGCCACCCGCGACGTGGTGGCCCAGGCCGATCTGGTGCTGTTCATCGGCTGCCGTGCCGGCTCGACGACGACCGAGCACTGGAAGTACCCGGGCCGCGACGTGCCCATCCTGCACATCGACGTCGATCCGATGACCATAGGCACGAACTACCGCACCGAGGTGGCCCTGGTCGGCGATGCACTGCTGGCACTGAATGCCCTGAATGCCGCGGTGGGCGAGCGCATGGCGCAGCGGCCTGCCGATGCGGTCGACGGCCGTGCCCTGGCCGCCCGCGCGCGCCTCGCCAAGCAGGCCTTCTTCGCACCGCTGGCGGCCTCGCTGGAGCGGCCTATCCGGCCCGAGCGGGTGATCGATGCGCTGAACCGCCTGCTGCCGGCTCGGGCCATCGTGGTGGCCGACCCGGGCACGCCCTGTCCCTATCTTTCCGCCTACTTCAACGCGCCGCAATCGGGCCGGCACTTCATCACCAACCGCGCCCACGGCGCGCTGGGCTTCTCGATGTCGGCCGGCGTCGGTGCGGCGATCGGCCAGCCGGACTCGGTGGTGGTGGCGGTGATGGGCGATGGCAGCTTCGGTTTCACCTGCGGCGAGCTGGAGACCATCGTGCGCCGCCAGGTGCCGCTGAAGATGATCGTGTTCTCGAACTCGGTCTTCGGCTGGATCAAGGCCAGCCAGAAGACCGGCTACGACGAGCGCTATTTCTCGGTCGACTTCAACCGCACCGACCATGCCCGCGTGGCCGAGGCCTTCGGCGTCAAGGCCTGGCGGGTCGAGAATCCGGCTGACCTTGACGCCGCCCTCAAGGCCGCCCTGATGCATGATGGCCCGGCCCTGGTGGACGTGCTGTCGCAGGAGCTGCAAGACACCGCCGTCCCGGTCAGCCAGTGGATGGGCTGA
- a CDS encoding aspartate/glutamate racemase family protein: MKTLGILGGMSWESSAHLYKLLNQGVASRLGGLHSADLLMRSVDFATIEVLQRSGDWAGAAALLGAAGAGLRAGGAQALLIATNTMHKVADEVERLSGLPLIHIVDATAEALKAAGVRRAGLLATAYTMEQDFYIGRMASHHGIEVLVPEAAQRAEVHRIIFEELCRGRIVDASRAYYRDAMRQLAEQGAEGVILGCTEICLLLDPMQETGLVPLFDGTALHAQAAIDWMLGA, from the coding sequence ATGAAGACCTTGGGCATTCTGGGTGGCATGAGCTGGGAGTCCAGCGCGCACCTGTACAAGCTGCTGAACCAGGGCGTGGCCTCAAGGCTGGGTGGGCTGCACAGCGCCGACCTGCTGATGCGCAGCGTCGATTTCGCGACGATAGAGGTCTTGCAGCGCAGCGGCGATTGGGCCGGCGCGGCCGCCCTGCTGGGCGCGGCCGGGGCCGGCTTGAGGGCAGGCGGCGCACAGGCGCTGCTGATCGCCACCAACACCATGCACAAGGTGGCCGACGAGGTCGAGCGCCTGAGCGGCCTGCCGCTGATACACATCGTCGACGCCACGGCCGAAGCCTTGAAGGCGGCGGGTGTCCGGCGCGCCGGCCTGCTGGCCACGGCCTACACGATGGAGCAGGACTTCTACATCGGCCGCATGGCCAGCCATCATGGCATCGAGGTGCTGGTGCCCGAGGCCGCGCAACGCGCGGAGGTGCACCGCATCATCTTTGAGGAGCTGTGCCGCGGCCGCATCGTCGATGCCTCACGCGCCTACTACCGCGACGCGATGCGCCAGCTGGCCGAGCAGGGCGCCGAGGGCGTGATCCTCGGCTGCACCGAGATCTGCCTGCTGCTGGACCCGATGCAAGAGACCGGCCTGGTGCCGCTGTTCGACGGCACGGCCCTGCATGCACAGGCCGCCATTGACTGGATGCTGGGTGCCTGA
- a CDS encoding VOC family protein, which yields MPANPPASLPLDHIVIAVGDLQQTTADYQALGFTVLAGGQHPGRTSHNALVVFADGAYLELIAWAAPAPGERWYRVQSAQGDGLVDFALLPQDTAVVLAAAQARGLATLTGPLDGGRLRPDGQRLQWQTARHATPDLPFLCGDITPRALRVPEGEARRHANGARGVAGITVAVHELEASLARYRALLGPEARLGEIASADATGLRRAGIELEGCRLELISPDAASTSSDAEALRQRLATRGEGPCAITLRGEPGRAALGFDPVSSHGVALEIGG from the coding sequence ATGCCTGCCAATCCGCCAGCCAGCCTGCCGCTGGATCACATCGTGATCGCGGTCGGTGATCTGCAGCAGACCACCGCCGACTACCAGGCGCTGGGCTTCACCGTGCTGGCCGGCGGCCAGCACCCGGGCCGTACCTCGCACAACGCCCTGGTGGTGTTTGCCGACGGCGCCTATCTGGAGTTGATTGCCTGGGCTGCGCCGGCCCCCGGGGAGCGTTGGTACCGGGTGCAGTCGGCGCAGGGCGATGGCCTGGTTGACTTTGCCCTGCTGCCGCAGGACACGGCGGTCGTGCTCGCCGCCGCGCAGGCACGCGGCCTGGCGACGCTGACCGGCCCGCTCGACGGCGGGCGGCTGCGCCCCGATGGCCAGCGCCTGCAATGGCAGACGGCACGCCATGCCACGCCTGATCTGCCCTTTCTGTGCGGCGACATCACGCCGCGCGCACTGCGTGTGCCCGAGGGCGAGGCGCGCCGCCATGCCAATGGCGCCCGTGGAGTGGCCGGCATCACCGTCGCCGTGCATGAGCTCGAGGCATCGCTGGCTCGCTACCGGGCCCTGCTGGGGCCGGAGGCGAGGCTGGGCGAGATTGCAAGCGCCGACGCGACCGGTCTGCGCAGGGCCGGCATCGAGCTGGAGGGCTGCCGGCTGGAGCTGATCTCGCCGGACGCTGCGAGCACCTCGAGCGACGCCGAAGCGCTGCGTCAGCGCCTGGCCACGCGCGGCGAAGGCCCTTGCGCCATCACGCTGCGGGGTGAGCCGGGACGGGCCGCGCTTGGGTTTGACCCGGTATCGAGTCACGGCGTGGCGCTGGAGATCGGAGGCTGA
- a CDS encoding GntR family transcriptional regulator, translating to MKAAISKARRERGSGVLKTLREMAISYQLKPGERLSEIELAQRLGVSRTPVREALTRLVTDGFLMPSSRGFMRRPLDIQETLDLYEARVAIERECMRLALQRASEAQIDEALAFLEQSRHVPADTPVERLVELDEAFHLRIAEMARNSELLRMLGSLNERIRFIRWIAMEKVGRDSTQQEHMNILQALRRRDASAGEQLLGAHIALRREQIVEAITQGLARIYLPQAEQQAAEYPRG from the coding sequence ATGAAAGCTGCTATCTCCAAAGCCCGGCGTGAGCGCGGCTCCGGCGTGCTGAAGACCCTGCGCGAAATGGCCATCAGCTACCAGCTCAAGCCCGGCGAGCGGCTCAGCGAAATCGAGCTGGCACAACGGCTGGGCGTCAGCCGCACGCCGGTGCGGGAGGCCTTGACGCGTCTGGTCACCGATGGGTTTCTGATGCCGTCCAGCCGCGGCTTCATGCGCCGCCCGCTGGACATCCAGGAAACCCTGGACCTGTACGAAGCCCGCGTCGCCATCGAGCGCGAATGCATGCGTCTGGCGCTGCAACGGGCCAGCGAGGCACAGATCGACGAGGCGCTGGCCTTTCTGGAGCAGAGCAGGCATGTGCCGGCCGACACGCCGGTGGAGCGCCTGGTCGAGCTCGACGAGGCCTTTCACCTGCGCATCGCCGAAATGGCGCGCAACAGCGAGTTGCTGCGCATGCTGGGCAGCCTCAACGAGCGCATCCGTTTCATCCGCTGGATCGCGATGGAGAAGGTCGGGCGCGACTCCACGCAGCAGGAGCATATGAACATCCTTCAGGCGCTGCGCCGCCGGGATGCGTCCGCCGGTGAGCAGTTGCTGGGCGCGCACATCGCCCTGCGACGCGAGCAGATCGTCGAGGCCATCACCCAGGGCCTGGCCCGCATCTATCTGCCGCAGGCCGAGCAGCAGGCGGCTGAATACCCACGCGGCTAG
- a CDS encoding sugar-transfer associated ATP-grasp domain-containing protein has protein sequence MHHKQGLRQLYRWARQAHEESGLPVWRQFLEALLLRLPPARLGLTEYFDYRLFSPHLRFRDKQRFVGWRGEPALDRANASNWRAYADDKILLDQLLADAGLPRPRLHAVFRAGSPSEATVARLDTDQALVDWLRRCTAYPLFAKPAHAGFGRGAYLLEQYRPNDDSLLLGQGQVMPVQGFVAGLKNPGQRGYLFQECLRPHPKLADLQCQRLSGLRVMTLKPRGAAAVIFRAVWKLPRRHNIIDNFESGSTGNLLAGVDLQTGQVLRVIQGYGLDLKQLSAHPDSGLGFDGLRLPDWAALRATTLAAAELMPEFRFQHWDVALTERGPVLLEVNLFTAGGTELSQLVEQRGLLEPRLLAQCRPG, from the coding sequence GTGCACCACAAGCAGGGCCTGAGACAACTGTATCGCTGGGCCAGGCAGGCGCACGAGGAATCCGGGTTGCCGGTGTGGCGCCAGTTTCTCGAAGCGCTGCTGCTGCGTTTGCCGCCGGCCCGGCTGGGACTGACCGAGTACTTCGACTACCGTCTGTTCTCGCCGCACCTGCGCTTTCGCGACAAGCAGCGTTTTGTCGGCTGGCGCGGAGAACCGGCCCTGGACCGCGCCAATGCCAGCAACTGGCGGGCCTATGCAGACGACAAGATCCTGCTCGATCAACTGCTGGCAGACGCAGGCCTGCCCCGCCCACGTCTGCATGCCGTGTTTCGCGCCGGCAGTCCGAGCGAAGCCACCGTGGCCAGGCTCGACACCGATCAGGCCCTGGTCGACTGGCTGCGCCGTTGCACGGCCTACCCGCTGTTTGCCAAACCGGCCCATGCGGGCTTCGGCCGAGGGGCCTATCTGCTGGAACAGTACCGCCCCAACGACGACAGTCTGTTGCTCGGCCAGGGCCAGGTCATGCCGGTGCAAGGCTTTGTGGCGGGGCTGAAGAACCCAGGCCAGCGGGGCTATCTGTTCCAGGAATGCCTGCGCCCGCACCCCAAGCTGGCCGACCTGCAATGCCAGCGCCTGTCCGGCCTACGCGTGATGACCTTGAAGCCGCGCGGGGCGGCGGCCGTGATCTTCCGGGCCGTCTGGAAGCTGCCGCGCCGGCACAACATCATCGACAACTTCGAGAGCGGCAGCACCGGCAACCTGCTGGCCGGCGTGGATCTGCAGACCGGCCAGGTGCTGCGTGTGATCCAGGGCTATGGCCTGGATCTCAAGCAGCTGTCAGCCCATCCAGACTCTGGGCTGGGCTTCGACGGCCTGCGCCTGCCCGACTGGGCGGCCCTGCGTGCCACCACGCTGGCCGCAGCCGAGCTGATGCCGGAGTTCCGCTTCCAGCACTGGGACGTCGCCCTTACCGAGCGGGGCCCGGTGCTGCTGGAAGTCAACCTGTTCACCGCGGGCGGCACCGAGCTGAGCCAGTTGGTCGAGCAGCGCGGCCTGCTCGAGCCCCGGCTGCTGGCACAGTGCCGGCCGGGCTGA
- a CDS encoding 3-methyl-2-oxobutanoate dehydrogenase (2-methylpropanoyl-transferring) subunit alpha, giving the protein MMSHVPLRLHVPEPTGRPGCHTDFSYLHLSAAGEVRKPPLDAAPRDTADMAYSLVRVLDEAGQATGPWDPQLSPDLMRRGLRAMLKTRIFDARMLIAQRQKKMSFYMQSLGEEAIGSAHALAIDQGDMCFPTYRQQSLLLARDDVDMVELICQLLSNERDPLKGRQLPVMYSIKRAGFFSISGNLATQFIQAVGWAMASAIKGDTRIASGWIGDGATAEADFHTALTFAHVYRAPVILNVVNNQWAISTFQAIAGGEATTFAARGVGCGIASLRVDGNDFLAVYAVSKWAAERARSNLGPTLIEWVTYRAGPHSTSDDPSKYRPADDWSKFPLGDPITRLRQHLTLQGEWSDAQHEAAQKELEAEVSAALKAAERFGTLGHGHVPSIASMFEDVYKTMPPHLHDQMQQVQKLGGRT; this is encoded by the coding sequence ATCATGAGTCATGTGCCACTACGTCTGCACGTCCCCGAGCCCACCGGGCGCCCGGGCTGCCACACCGATTTCTCCTACCTCCATCTGTCCGCCGCCGGCGAGGTGCGCAAGCCGCCCCTGGACGCCGCGCCGCGCGACACCGCCGACATGGCCTACAGCCTGGTGCGCGTGCTCGACGAGGCCGGCCAGGCCACCGGCCCCTGGGACCCGCAGCTCTCGCCCGATCTGATGCGGCGCGGCCTGCGCGCGATGCTGAAGACGCGCATCTTCGACGCCCGCATGCTGATCGCGCAGCGGCAGAAGAAGATGTCGTTCTATATGCAAAGCCTCGGCGAGGAGGCCATCGGCAGCGCCCATGCGCTGGCCATCGACCAGGGCGATATGTGCTTCCCGACCTACCGCCAGCAAAGCCTGCTGCTGGCCCGCGATGATGTGGACATGGTCGAGCTGATCTGCCAGCTGCTGTCCAATGAGCGCGACCCCTTGAAAGGCCGGCAGCTGCCGGTGATGTACTCGATCAAGCGGGCCGGCTTCTTCAGCATCAGCGGCAATCTGGCCACGCAGTTCATCCAGGCCGTGGGCTGGGCGATGGCCTCGGCGATCAAGGGCGACACGCGCATCGCCTCGGGCTGGATAGGCGACGGCGCCACCGCCGAGGCCGATTTCCACACCGCGCTGACCTTCGCTCACGTCTACCGCGCGCCGGTGATACTCAACGTGGTCAACAACCAGTGGGCGATCTCGACCTTCCAGGCGATTGCCGGCGGCGAGGCGACGACCTTCGCCGCCCGCGGCGTTGGCTGCGGCATCGCCTCGCTGCGCGTCGATGGCAACGACTTCCTGGCCGTCTACGCCGTATCGAAATGGGCGGCAGAGCGGGCACGCAGCAATCTGGGGCCGACCCTGATCGAATGGGTGACCTACCGCGCCGGGCCGCATTCGACCTCGGACGATCCGAGCAAGTACCGGCCGGCCGACGACTGGTCGAAGTTCCCGCTCGGTGACCCGATCACCCGCCTGCGGCAACACCTGACACTGCAGGGCGAATGGTCCGATGCACAGCACGAGGCCGCGCAGAAGGAGCTGGAGGCCGAGGTCAGCGCCGCGCTGAAGGCGGCTGAGCGCTTCGGCACCCTGGGCCACGGCCATGTGCCCAGCATCGCCTCGATGTTCGAGGATGTCTACAAGACCATGCCGCCGCATCTGCACGACCAGATGCAGCAGGTGCAGAAGCTCGGAGGCCGGACATGA
- a CDS encoding PLP-dependent aminotransferase family protein, translating into MSTAAHTLSRSSDTPLAQQLAQRMTERIQQRLLLPGARLPSVRECARRHGVSPYTVVAAYDQLLATGLVEARKQRGFFVREPVVRAGTASASRKTTAAAAADPFRLAPIDATALIRGMFQADARTAPGLGTLPTDWLDLPMLQSAMRRVITQSTGPDQLALHYGEPAGEPRLRAALTQRLADLGIACTAPQLITTVGATHALDLITRTLLNPGDAVLVDDPGWAIEYARLTQAGMRLLPVPRGEHGPDLEAMQRLAAEHSPRMYVTVSVLHNPTGNTLSLAAAHQILKLAEQYNFQIVEDDTYAFLAPNHAPRLSALDGLRRTIYVSGFSKILTPSFRVGYLAASADKVQKLTDVKLISTLTTSPLLERAVALCLEQGQLRRHAERVLARLEAARQRSVRLALDAGCRFITPPNGLFGWLDVGMDTERLAQALLDEGWLTAPGVLFSPTRRAGTLMRINFATSQDAKFWARLSAARSQILG; encoded by the coding sequence ATGAGCACAGCCGCCCATACGCTCTCGCGCAGTTCTGACACCCCGCTGGCACAGCAGCTGGCCCAGCGCATGACCGAACGCATCCAGCAGCGCCTGCTGCTGCCCGGCGCCCGTCTGCCCTCGGTGCGCGAGTGCGCACGCCGCCATGGCGTCAGCCCCTACACCGTCGTCGCTGCCTATGACCAGCTGCTGGCCACCGGCCTGGTCGAGGCGCGCAAGCAGCGCGGCTTCTTCGTACGCGAACCGGTGGTGCGTGCCGGCACCGCCAGCGCGTCACGCAAAACCACCGCGGCGGCGGCTGCTGACCCTTTCCGCCTGGCGCCCATCGACGCCACCGCACTGATACGCGGCATGTTCCAGGCCGATGCCCGCACCGCCCCGGGCCTGGGCACCCTGCCCACCGACTGGCTGGACCTGCCGATGCTGCAAAGCGCGATGCGCCGCGTCATCACCCAGAGCACCGGCCCCGACCAGCTGGCCCTGCACTATGGCGAGCCGGCCGGCGAGCCGCGGCTGCGCGCGGCGCTGACGCAGCGCCTGGCTGATCTGGGCATTGCCTGCACCGCGCCGCAGCTGATCACCACCGTCGGCGCCACCCACGCGCTGGACCTGATCACGCGCACGCTGCTGAATCCGGGCGACGCGGTGCTGGTGGACGATCCCGGCTGGGCGATCGAATACGCGCGGCTCACGCAGGCCGGCATGCGCTTGCTGCCGGTGCCGCGCGGCGAGCACGGGCCCGACCTGGAGGCGATGCAGCGCCTGGCCGCCGAGCACAGCCCGCGCATGTATGTGACGGTGTCGGTGCTGCACAACCCGACCGGCAACACGCTGTCGCTGGCCGCGGCGCACCAGATACTGAAGCTGGCCGAGCAGTACAACTTCCAGATCGTCGAGGACGACACCTACGCCTTTCTGGCGCCCAACCATGCGCCGCGGCTGTCGGCGCTGGACGGGCTGCGCCGCACCATCTACGTCTCGGGTTTCTCCAAGATCCTGACACCGAGTTTTCGCGTCGGCTATCTGGCGGCCAGCGCCGACAAGGTGCAAAAGCTCACCGACGTGAAGCTGATCAGCACCCTGACCACCAGCCCGCTGCTGGAGCGGGCCGTTGCGCTGTGCCTGGAGCAGGGCCAGCTGCGCCGCCATGCCGAGCGGGTGCTGGCACGGCTGGAGGCGGCACGCCAGCGCTCGGTGCGGCTGGCGCTGGACGCCGGCTGCCGCTTCATCACCCCGCCCAACGGCCTGTTCGGCTGGCTCGATGTCGGCATGGACACCGAGAGACTGGCGCAAGCCTTGCTGGACGAGGGCTGGCTGACCGCGCCGGGCGTGCTGTTCAGCCCGACACGGCGGGCCGGCACGCTGATGCGCATCAATTTCGCGACCAGCCAAGACGCGAAATTCTGGGCCCGGCTGAGCGCCGCGCGCTCGCAGATCCTGGGTTGA
- a CDS encoding EamA family transporter, with protein sequence MNEPLALNSKTMTAATQGLLLGVLGVFIFALSIPMTRLASGSNAAPQLDPVFVALGRAALAGGLAALYLKLGGARRPTREQLQPLLLTAAGVVFGWPLLLGLAVRSVDAVHASVISGVLPLATATLGALMLRQRPSLGFWACAVAGLALVLGFAWWRGSAGLQLADGLLLLAVLSASYGYVSGARLSQQMTPEQVISWVLVLSLPITVPVALWTWPVQPVAPSAWGGFLYVSVFSMWLGFFAWYRALALGGTVRVSQVQVIQPFLSMLLAVPVLGEHLDGMTVLFAVAVLLVVWIGKRMPVNARAS encoded by the coding sequence ATGAATGAGCCCCTCGCCTTGAACAGCAAGACCATGACTGCCGCCACGCAGGGCTTGCTGCTGGGCGTGCTGGGGGTGTTCATCTTCGCGCTGAGCATTCCGATGACGCGGCTGGCCAGTGGCAGCAATGCCGCGCCCCAGCTTGATCCGGTGTTCGTCGCGCTGGGCCGGGCGGCATTGGCCGGTGGGCTGGCGGCGCTGTACCTGAAGCTCGGCGGCGCCCGCCGGCCGACCCGCGAGCAACTGCAGCCGCTGCTGCTGACCGCCGCCGGCGTGGTGTTCGGCTGGCCGCTGTTGCTGGGCCTGGCGGTGCGCTCGGTCGATGCCGTCCATGCCTCGGTGATCTCGGGCGTGCTGCCGCTGGCCACGGCCACGCTGGGCGCGCTGATGCTGCGCCAGCGACCCAGCCTCGGCTTCTGGGCCTGCGCCGTCGCCGGCCTGGCCCTGGTGCTGGGCTTTGCCTGGTGGCGTGGCTCGGCGGGCCTGCAGCTGGCCGACGGCCTGCTGCTGCTGGCGGTGCTGAGTGCGTCCTACGGCTATGTCAGCGGCGCACGGCTGTCGCAGCAGATGACGCCCGAGCAGGTGATCTCCTGGGTGCTGGTGCTGTCGCTGCCCATCACCGTGCCGGTGGCGCTGTGGACCTGGCCGGTTCAGCCGGTCGCCCCCTCGGCCTGGGGCGGCTTTCTGTATGTGTCGGTGTTCTCGATGTGGCTGGGCTTCTTCGCCTGGTACCGGGCGCTGGCCCTGGGCGGCACGGTGCGCGTCAGCCAGGTGCAGGTGATTCAGCCCTTCCTGTCCATGTTGCTGGCCGTGCCGGTGCTGGGCGAGCATCTGGATGGGATGACGGTCTTGTTTGCGGTGGCGGTGTTGTTGGTCGTCTGGATCGGCAAGCGCATGCCGGTCAATGCGAGGGCAAGTTGA
- a CDS encoding tripartite tricarboxylate transporter substrate binding protein, with amino-acid sequence MSHPLTRRRALTLAMAAAAAFTVPAQAQNDTPLRLVITFPPGGSTDIAARIMQPVLAEKIGRAVVVDNKPGAASQIATSYVAKSPPDGNTLLVSFDTHAINPIAKAKLPYDTFKDFAGVTLAVRFPLVIGASASVPAKDLRGFVEAARKTPGKFSYASTGLGSMNHLVMEDIKRQANVDVLHVPFGGGGPAVQAVLGDVSQLTLLSYAALKGQIAAGKIRPLAVTGARRLPELPDVPTVAESGFPGFEAYSWIGIFAPAATPPATLRKLTADFQATLNSSEVNTKLTQAGFEVMATDGAGVERHAHEQYERWGAFVKKHNLKLED; translated from the coding sequence ATGTCACATCCGCTCACCCGCCGTCGCGCACTCACTCTGGCCATGGCTGCAGCCGCTGCCTTTACCGTGCCGGCCCAGGCCCAGAACGACACCCCGCTCCGGCTGGTCATCACCTTCCCGCCCGGCGGCAGCACCGACATCGCCGCGCGCATCATGCAGCCGGTGCTGGCCGAGAAGATCGGGCGTGCGGTCGTGGTCGACAACAAGCCGGGCGCCGCGAGCCAGATTGCCACCAGCTATGTGGCCAAGTCGCCGCCCGATGGCAACACCTTGCTGGTGAGCTTCGACACCCACGCAATCAATCCGATCGCCAAGGCCAAGCTGCCCTACGACACTTTCAAGGACTTTGCCGGCGTCACGCTGGCCGTGCGCTTTCCGCTGGTGATTGGCGCATCGGCCTCGGTGCCGGCCAAGGACTTGCGCGGCTTCGTCGAGGCCGCGCGCAAGACGCCCGGCAAGTTCAGCTATGCCTCGACCGGGCTGGGCTCGATGAACCATCTGGTGATGGAGGACATCAAGCGCCAGGCCAATGTCGATGTGCTGCATGTGCCCTTCGGCGGCGGCGGTCCGGCGGTGCAGGCCGTGCTCGGTGATGTCAGCCAGCTCACGCTGCTGAGCTATGCCGCGCTCAAGGGCCAGATCGCTGCCGGCAAGATCCGGCCGCTGGCCGTGACCGGTGCGCGCCGCCTGCCCGAGTTGCCGGATGTGCCCACGGTGGCGGAGTCAGGCTTTCCCGGCTTCGAGGCCTACTCCTGGATCGGCATCTTCGCCCCGGCCGCCACGCCGCCCGCCACCCTGCGCAAGCTCACCGCCGACTTCCAGGCCACGCTCAACAGCTCCGAGGTCAACACCAAGCTGACGCAGGCCGGATTCGAGGTCATGGCCACCGACGGCGCCGGCGTCGAGCGCCACGCGCATGAGCAATATGAGCGCTGGGGTGCCTTCGTCAAGAAGCACAACCTCAAGCTCGAAGACTGA
- a CDS encoding alpha-ketoacid dehydrogenase subunit beta, which yields MTMIQALRSAMDVMLERSGDVVVFGQDVGYFGGVFRCTEGLQAKYGKSRVFDAPISEGGIVGIAVGMGAYGLRPVAEIQFADYFYPASDQIVSEAARLRYRSAGDFTAPITLRMPCGGGIYGGQTHSQSPEALFTHVCGLRTVMPSNPYDAKGLLIAAIECDDPVIFLEPKRLYNGPFDGHHDKPSVPWTNHPLGQVPEGYYSLPLETASVFRPGTDLTVLTYGTMVFVAEAAANETGISAEIIDLRSIWPLDLPAIINSVKKTRRCVVLHEATRTSGFGAELSALVQEHCFYHLEAPIERVTGWDTPYPHAQEWDYFPGPARVAAAFKRAMEA from the coding sequence ATGACGATGATCCAGGCGCTGCGCTCGGCGATGGATGTGATGCTGGAGCGCAGCGGCGATGTGGTCGTGTTCGGCCAGGACGTCGGCTACTTCGGCGGCGTGTTCCGCTGCACCGAGGGCCTGCAGGCCAAGTACGGCAAGTCACGCGTGTTCGATGCACCGATCTCCGAGGGCGGCATCGTCGGCATTGCCGTGGGCATGGGCGCCTACGGCCTGCGGCCGGTGGCCGAGATCCAGTTTGCCGACTATTTCTACCCGGCCTCGGACCAGATCGTCTCCGAGGCGGCGCGCTTGCGCTACCGCTCGGCCGGCGACTTCACCGCGCCGATCACGCTGCGCATGCCCTGCGGCGGTGGCATCTACGGCGGCCAGACACACAGCCAGAGCCCGGAGGCGCTGTTCACGCACGTCTGCGGCCTGCGCACGGTGATGCCCAGCAATCCGTATGACGCCAAGGGCCTGTTGATCGCGGCAATCGAGTGCGACGATCCTGTGATCTTTCTGGAGCCCAAGCGCCTGTACAACGGCCCCTTCGACGGCCATCACGACAAGCCGTCGGTGCCCTGGACCAACCATCCGCTGGGCCAGGTGCCCGAGGGTTATTACTCGCTGCCGCTGGAAACGGCCTCTGTGTTCAGACCCGGCACCGATCTGACCGTGCTGACCTACGGCACCATGGTCTTCGTCGCCGAAGCCGCAGCGAACGAGACCGGCATCAGCGCCGAGATCATCGACCTGCGCAGCATCTGGCCGCTGGACCTGCCCGCCATCATCAACTCGGTCAAGAAGACGCGGCGCTGCGTGGTGCTGCACGAGGCCACGCGCACCAGCGGCTTCGGCGCCGAGTTGAGCGCCCTGGTGCAGGAGCATTGCTTCTATCACCTGGAGGCACCTATCGAGCGCGTC